The following coding sequences are from one uncultured Desulfobacter sp. window:
- a CDS encoding type II toxin-antitoxin system RelE/ParE family toxin, whose product MLPLVQGLKKRKTDKPSLDRVRQIIQDVEEAQDIHAIRNLKKLKTQGSHYRIRMGDYRLGLVIEEDTVCFVRFLHRGEIYKYFP is encoded by the coding sequence ATGCTCCCGCTGGTCCAAGGACTAAAAAAACGTAAAACAGACAAGCCGTCGCTCGACCGGGTCCGGCAGATTATCCAAGACGTGGAAGAAGCTCAGGATATCCACGCCATCAGGAACCTTAAAAAGTTAAAGACCCAGGGCAGCCACTACCGTATCAGAATGGGTGACTACCGCCTGGGCCTTGTTATTGAAGAGGATACCGTCTGTTTTGTCAGGTTCCTGCATCGGGGTGAAATTTATAAGTATTTTCCTTAG
- a CDS encoding AHH domain-containing protein — protein MAKATAQAAYDTVKFANDYIAAPLVNPALNYLVKPVVNNVIVPKLEKVVAIQDSIDQYIYNKFSVTPEDRLIDAASNNGPNPLLFSDDVFWGAWIGAKKLPKLLRSCSMSRRLLPGNPGVVTGGSSTKLGKNMMESMGLLRSTKWSGYQAQHVIPSEVASHPVVQKIGMNLDDASNGLFLRIPDNASSTMSRHRGYHSVYNEAVESALNKMDVNQSVDALQNQVYTLQQKLIGLQKKGTPLYPSQGATVDLWERLLNK, from the coding sequence ATGGCAAAGGCCACTGCCCAGGCCGCTTATGATACTGTAAAATTTGCCAATGACTATATCGCGGCTCCTTTGGTTAATCCGGCTTTAAATTATTTAGTCAAGCCTGTGGTAAATAATGTAATTGTACCTAAACTTGAAAAAGTGGTTGCAATCCAGGATTCTATTGATCAATACATTTATAATAAATTTTCGGTTACACCTGAAGACAGGTTGATAGATGCAGCATCGAATAATGGCCCGAACCCTTTATTGTTCTCAGACGATGTTTTTTGGGGGGCCTGGATTGGTGCTAAAAAATTGCCCAAGCTCTTGCGTTCTTGTTCTATGTCAAGAAGGCTACTGCCTGGAAACCCTGGAGTTGTAACTGGCGGAAGTTCAACTAAATTGGGCAAAAATATGATGGAGTCTATGGGGCTTCTAAGGTCAACAAAATGGTCTGGATATCAGGCTCAGCATGTTATACCCTCAGAAGTAGCTTCACATCCAGTTGTACAAAAAATCGGTATGAATTTAGATGATGCTTCAAACGGCCTGTTTTTAAGAATTCCTGATAACGCTAGTAGCACTATGTCAAGACATAGAGGATACCATTCTGTTTATAATGAAGCGGTTGAAAGCGCACTGAATAAAATGGATGTTAATCAAAGTGTAGATGCGTTGCAGAATCAAGTTTATACTCTTCAACAAAAGCTCATCGGCTTGCAGAAAAAAGGGACACCATTGTATCCTAGTCAAGGAGCAACTGTTGATCTTTGGGAAAGGTTACTTAATAAATGA
- a CDS encoding tyrosine-type recombinase/integrase: MKDNPFKPYIDQFRLALKVRNLTGKTIEQICWKLARFTTWLMENQVLSVDAITKDAVRSYQVELYQAINARGRQNGVAYQNAMMSAVRQFTRFLYERDFIVSDPARDIRYAKIPKSLPKGILSPAEARKILHAPDVTSVIGYRDRVILEVLYTSGIRKEELNHLTLADVDCHDGFLRIDNGKGQKDRIVPLGRIACRYLENYITSVRPELIRDPYNTHLFLSLRGNRLSKNVVWALVKKYAKKAKIRKNVHPHTFRHSCATGMLKNKADLNTIRKLLGHTSLNTTQIYTHLNITELKAVHKQCHPREKDRE, from the coding sequence ATGAAAGATAATCCGTTCAAGCCGTATATTGACCAGTTCCGGCTGGCCCTGAAGGTCCGGAACCTGACCGGCAAGACCATTGAACAAATCTGTTGGAAGCTGGCCAGGTTCACGACCTGGCTGATGGAAAATCAGGTTTTGTCTGTTGACGCCATCACCAAGGATGCGGTCAGGTCATACCAGGTGGAGCTTTACCAGGCAATCAATGCAAGGGGCAGGCAGAACGGCGTGGCCTATCAAAATGCGATGATGTCTGCGGTCCGGCAGTTCACAAGGTTCCTGTATGAAAGGGACTTTATCGTGTCTGATCCGGCAAGGGACATCCGGTATGCCAAAATACCTAAATCCCTGCCCAAGGGGATATTGAGCCCGGCGGAAGCCAGAAAGATCCTCCATGCCCCTGATGTTACCAGCGTAATCGGATACCGGGACCGGGTGATCCTGGAGGTGTTGTACACCAGCGGTATCCGCAAAGAAGAGCTGAACCACCTGACCCTGGCCGATGTGGACTGCCATGACGGTTTTTTGAGGATAGACAACGGCAAAGGGCAAAAGGACCGGATCGTCCCCTTGGGCCGGATCGCCTGCCGGTATCTTGAAAATTATATCACATCCGTCCGTCCGGAGCTGATCAGGGACCCGTACAACACCCACCTGTTTTTATCCCTGAGAGGCAACCGGCTGTCCAAAAACGTGGTGTGGGCACTGGTGAAAAAATACGCCAAAAAGGCAAAGATACGAAAGAACGTCCATCCCCATACGTTCCGGCACTCCTGTGCAACCGGCATGCTGAAAAACAAGGCGGATCTAAACACCATCCGCAAGCTTTTGGGCCATACATCATTGAATACCACACAGATCTATACCCACCTCAATATCACAGAGTTAAAGGCGGTTCACAAGCAATGCCATCCCCGGGAGAAAGACAGAGAGTAG
- a CDS encoding tyrosine-type recombinase/integrase, whose amino-acid sequence MVKSLLFRFREHLRVTGRSPSTVNAYAMHTSGFFDVMEIRDVKKVTTPVIESWIAGLRDSKSAKGKPYSDATIQIKIRSIKRFFEFLERTNVIFINPAEFIKEPQNKIRIKPVLTFEEMKRILDQPNLSTITGIRDRTILEVFYTTGIRLNELCSLTIYDADLQGGVLRINKGKGARDRVVPLGKHAVKFLREYISKVRPRFAQKNRTCRSLFMGSLGKPVSKAVVAFMILKNRKAAKIKKQVTAHTFRHTFATVLVKNGADIRAVQKMLGHVDIRTTQVYIRSLGLDIKKEHRKTHPREKDKENIANPRIKGIMDHHER is encoded by the coding sequence ATGGTTAAAAGTCTGTTGTTCCGGTTCCGGGAACACCTCAGGGTGACAGGCAGAAGCCCGTCAACAGTCAACGCATATGCCATGCACACAAGCGGTTTTTTTGATGTCATGGAGATCCGGGATGTTAAAAAGGTTACCACGCCTGTTATAGAATCCTGGATCGCAGGGCTGCGTGACTCAAAGAGTGCCAAGGGCAAGCCTTACAGTGATGCAACCATCCAAATCAAGATACGTTCAATCAAGCGGTTTTTTGAATTTCTGGAGAGGACCAATGTCATCTTTATCAACCCTGCAGAGTTTATCAAGGAGCCCCAAAACAAGATCCGGATCAAGCCGGTGCTGACTTTTGAAGAAATGAAGCGGATACTGGACCAGCCGAACTTAAGTACAATCACCGGCATCCGGGACCGGACCATACTGGAGGTTTTTTACACCACCGGAATACGGCTCAACGAGTTATGTTCCCTGACCATTTATGACGCAGATCTGCAGGGCGGTGTGCTGCGGATCAACAAGGGCAAAGGAGCCAGGGACCGGGTGGTGCCCTTAGGCAAGCATGCAGTCAAGTTCCTGCGGGAGTATATCTCCAAGGTCAGGCCCAGGTTTGCCCAAAAAAACAGGACCTGCCGATCCCTGTTTATGGGCTCTTTGGGCAAGCCCGTGTCCAAGGCGGTTGTAGCCTTCATGATCCTTAAAAACCGGAAAGCGGCTAAAATAAAAAAACAAGTTACTGCCCACACGTTCCGCCATACTTTTGCAACGGTGCTGGTGAAAAACGGTGCGGACATCCGTGCGGTCCAGAAGATGCTAGGCCATGTGGATATCAGAACCACCCAAGTTTATATCCGGTCCCTGGGCCTGGATATTAAAAAGGAACACCGGAAAACCCATCCAAGGGAAAAGGACAAAGAAAACATCGCCAACCCAAGGATAAAAGGGATTATGGATCATCATGAAAGATAA
- a CDS encoding CHC2 zinc finger domain-containing protein, protein MIEKETIERIKTSVDLKSLVESRGIELKKNGKGWFGLCPFHDDKTPSLSVTPSKNEWHCFGCGAGGDVIRFVEMFDRVDFKEAVKRLGGDEVEKTAVKIKKEAPAPKLTPGHIKLFNRVIEFYHEAFAEDDRARQYLKGRGITDKSLSSDHRIGFANGSLLNVLPNDAKITGQLKYLGILNVNGKEHFYGCAVFPLYDFDGNPAGMYGRRIDGMTKGADHLYLPGSREGLFNRQAAKAHKEIILTESVLDSLTLINAGFKNTIPCYGTNGLTASHIKWLTQAQVETVYICFDADEAGHAAMPVARERLTQAGITTHPVTLPNGQDINDFFLLTANPQEGFNALIGQANPAVKKENDQKITKTDFGFTMAVADRRYEVRGISKKGGRLKATVKGIDPEKRMHVDTVDFYSARSRTFLLKGLADLFGADEAAVTQDLAKLMEQAEQNQVPDQDNKTATAMTFQDKAEALRFLENPDMFAEILTDFETLGYTGEEMNKLLCYVAAISRKMDHPLSVMIQSRSAAGKSYLQDTALSLVPKEDYIKYTRLTDQALFYTGKESLKHKILAIEELDGMNGAIYSIRSIQSSKDITIAYTGKDSATGEQRTMENKVEGPLMVFITTTQVDIDGETASRFVFISIDESEEMTKKVLAKQRQTHTMQGMLNKFKSEEIIKKHHNANRLLRPLHVFNPYAELLTFTSKSLRARRDHTKYLNLISAVAYLFQYQKQVKTFEFKEQAIEYVNVTLADIEKANTIANYVLGRSLDDLSPPSRKLLMLIRQMCRDKKEDFHFNRRQIREYSGWSDFQVRTHIRQLEDLEYIYSLMGKRGKEYVYELAYNGEGEDGKPFIIGLTDIKQLKEKAREAGITDDNEGENHNYEGGSSPHRGQ, encoded by the coding sequence ATGATAGAAAAAGAGACCATAGAACGGATCAAAACATCTGTAGACCTTAAATCCCTGGTGGAGTCCAGGGGTATCGAACTCAAAAAAAACGGCAAGGGGTGGTTCGGCCTGTGCCCCTTCCATGATGACAAAACCCCGTCGTTATCCGTCACCCCGTCCAAAAATGAATGGCACTGCTTTGGCTGCGGTGCCGGCGGGGATGTGATCCGGTTTGTGGAGATGTTTGACCGGGTGGACTTTAAAGAGGCAGTCAAACGGCTTGGCGGTGATGAGGTAGAAAAAACCGCAGTTAAAATAAAAAAAGAGGCCCCGGCACCGAAACTGACACCCGGCCATATCAAACTGTTCAACCGGGTTATTGAGTTCTATCACGAAGCCTTTGCCGAAGATGACCGGGCAAGGCAGTACCTGAAGGGCCGGGGAATCACTGATAAATCCTTATCTTCTGACCACCGGATCGGCTTTGCCAACGGCTCCCTGCTGAACGTGCTGCCCAATGATGCCAAAATCACAGGGCAGTTAAAATATCTGGGCATCCTGAACGTCAACGGGAAGGAGCATTTTTACGGCTGTGCCGTGTTCCCGCTCTACGATTTTGACGGGAACCCTGCCGGGATGTATGGCCGCCGCATTGACGGCATGACCAAAGGAGCCGACCACCTGTATCTTCCCGGCAGCCGGGAAGGTCTGTTCAACCGCCAGGCGGCCAAGGCCCACAAAGAGATTATCCTTACAGAATCCGTCCTGGACAGCCTGACCCTGATCAATGCCGGGTTTAAAAACACCATCCCGTGTTACGGCACCAACGGCCTGACAGCATCCCATATCAAGTGGCTTACACAAGCCCAGGTAGAAACCGTGTACATATGTTTTGACGCAGACGAGGCAGGCCATGCGGCCATGCCTGTGGCCCGGGAGCGCTTAACCCAAGCCGGGATCACCACGCATCCCGTCACACTTCCCAACGGTCAGGACATCAATGATTTTTTTCTTTTAACTGCCAATCCCCAAGAGGGGTTTAACGCCCTGATCGGCCAGGCCAACCCTGCGGTTAAAAAAGAAAATGATCAGAAAATCACCAAAACAGACTTCGGCTTTACCATGGCGGTTGCCGACCGCAGATACGAGGTCCGGGGGATCAGCAAAAAGGGCGGCAGGCTTAAGGCCACGGTCAAGGGCATTGACCCTGAAAAACGCATGCACGTAGACACCGTGGATTTTTACTCGGCACGGTCCAGAACCTTTCTTCTCAAGGGACTGGCAGACCTGTTCGGCGCAGACGAGGCAGCCGTCACCCAAGACCTGGCCAAACTGATGGAACAGGCAGAACAGAACCAGGTTCCGGATCAGGACAACAAGACTGCCACAGCCATGACGTTCCAGGATAAGGCCGAAGCGTTGCGGTTCCTGGAGAACCCGGACATGTTCGCCGAGATCCTTACCGATTTTGAAACCCTTGGCTACACCGGAGAAGAGATGAACAAGCTGCTTTGCTACGTGGCGGCGATCTCCCGCAAGATGGACCATCCCCTGTCGGTCATGATCCAGTCCAGGTCCGCTGCAGGCAAGTCCTACCTCCAGGACACGGCCCTGTCCCTTGTGCCCAAGGAAGATTATATCAAGTACACCCGGCTGACGGACCAGGCCCTGTTTTACACGGGCAAGGAGAGCCTGAAGCACAAGATCCTTGCCATTGAAGAACTGGACGGCATGAACGGGGCCATTTACTCTATCCGGAGCATCCAAAGTTCCAAGGATATCACCATTGCCTATACGGGCAAGGACAGTGCCACCGGTGAACAACGGACCATGGAAAACAAGGTGGAAGGGCCGTTGATGGTCTTTATCACCACCACCCAGGTGGACATTGACGGAGAGACCGCCTCCAGGTTCGTGTTCATCTCCATTGACGAATCCGAAGAGATGACCAAAAAGGTGCTGGCCAAGCAGCGGCAGACCCACACCATGCAGGGCATGCTCAATAAGTTCAAGTCAGAAGAGATCATAAAAAAACACCATAACGCCAACCGGCTGCTGCGGCCCCTTCATGTGTTCAACCCCTATGCCGAGTTGCTGACCTTTACCAGCAAATCTTTAAGGGCCAGAAGGGACCACACCAAGTACCTGAACCTGATATCAGCCGTGGCCTACCTGTTCCAGTACCAGAAACAAGTGAAGACCTTTGAGTTTAAGGAACAGGCCATTGAATACGTGAACGTCACCCTGGCCGACATAGAAAAGGCCAACACCATTGCCAATTACGTTTTAGGCCGAAGCCTGGACGATTTAAGCCCGCCATCCAGGAAACTGCTCATGCTGATCCGGCAGATGTGCCGGGACAAAAAAGAGGACTTCCATTTTAATCGCCGCCAGATTCGGGAATACAGCGGGTGGAGCGACTTCCAGGTCAGGACCCATATCCGGCAGCTTGAAGACCTGGAATACATCTATTCGCTCATGGGCAAACGGGGCAAAGAGTACGTTTACGAACTGGCCTATAACGGCGAAGGCGAAGACGGCAAACCCTTTATTATAGGGCTTACAGACATTAAGCAGTTAAAAGAAAAAGCCAGGGAAGCCGGTATCACCGATGACAACGAGGGGGAAAATCACAACTACGAGGGTGGTTCAAGCCCCCATAGAGGGCAATAA
- a CDS encoding helix-turn-helix transcriptional regulator → MNNSKAIISGLPDKLKKLRQGRGLSQGQLGNKLGVNVQLISKYERGVVCPPTNMVVKIASVFDVSLDYLLRDEANVAINKIKSRELLKHIEAIEQLPEEDQQVLTSLLDAFIKKYKFEQLARA, encoded by the coding sequence ATGAATAACAGCAAAGCCATTATATCCGGATTGCCTGATAAGTTAAAAAAACTGCGCCAGGGCCGGGGCCTGTCCCAGGGGCAGCTCGGCAACAAACTGGGCGTGAATGTCCAGTTGATATCCAAATACGAACGGGGGGTGGTTTGTCCGCCCACCAACATGGTCGTTAAAATTGCTTCCGTGTTTGATGTCAGCCTGGATTACCTGCTGCGGGATGAAGCAAACGTGGCAATCAACAAGATCAAAAGCCGGGAGCTTCTCAAGCATATAGAAGCGATAGAGCAGCTTCCCGAAGAAGACCAGCAGGTACTGACCAGCCTTCTGGATGCGTTCATCAAAAAATATAAGTTTGAACAACTGGCCCGGGCCTGA
- a CDS encoding type II toxin-antitoxin system RelE/ParE family toxin, with amino-acid sequence MILDFKKSFAKDLKKRKTDRPLLDRVRQIMQEVEEAPDIHAIRNLKKLKAQGSHYRIRMGDYRLGLVIEEDTVCFVRFLHRGEIYKYFP; translated from the coding sequence GTGATCCTCGATTTTAAAAAGAGTTTTGCCAAGGACTTAAAAAAACGTAAAACAGACAGGCCGTTGCTTGACCGGGTCCGGCAGATCATGCAGGAAGTGGAAGAGGCCCCGGACATCCACGCCATCAGGAACCTTAAAAAGTTAAAGGCCCAGGGCAGCCACTACCGTATCAGAATGGGTGACTACCGCCTGGGCCTTGTTATTGAAGAGGATACCGTCTGCTTTGTCAGGTTCCTGCATCGGGGTGAGATTTATAAGTATTTTCCTTAG
- a CDS encoding DUF4291 domain-containing protein, translating to MDTVPNRQIRAVYTENTIRVYQAYSDRIADAALQVGTFVSPPFKMERMTWIKPSFLWMMYRAGWGKKTGQEKILAIDITREGFEWALQNSCLSHFESKVYASNKEWLNIKQNAPVRIQWDPERDIYLNKLDYRSIQIGLSGEAVKRYVNNWIVEIKNITFLCNEIQEALEGKKTDQAMNMLPDERIYPLPELIAGTIGML from the coding sequence ATGGATACTGTTCCTAATCGACAAATAAGAGCTGTCTATACTGAAAACACTATCCGAGTTTATCAAGCATATTCCGACCGCATAGCGGATGCAGCACTGCAAGTCGGAACTTTTGTTTCTCCACCATTCAAAATGGAACGGATGACATGGATTAAGCCGTCCTTTCTTTGGATGATGTATAGAGCGGGTTGGGGCAAAAAGACAGGACAAGAAAAAATCTTGGCTATTGATATTACACGGGAGGGCTTTGAATGGGCACTTCAAAATTCCTGCTTGAGTCACTTTGAATCTAAGGTTTATGCATCAAATAAAGAATGGCTTAACATAAAACAAAACGCTCCCGTGAGAATCCAATGGGATCCCGAACGTGATATATATCTTAATAAGCTTGATTATAGATCCATTCAAATAGGCTTGTCTGGTGAAGCGGTTAAACGATATGTCAACAATTGGATTGTAGAAATAAAAAATATTACGTTTCTATGTAACGAAATACAAGAAGCATTGGAAGGTAAAAAAACAGATCAGGCAATGAATATGCTTCCTGATGAAAGAATATATCCATTGCCTGAGTTAATCGCAGGTACTATCGGTATGCTCTAA
- a CDS encoding type II toxin-antitoxin system RelE/ParE family toxin, with amino-acid sequence MILDFKKSFAKDLKKRKTDRPLLDRVRQIMQEVEEAPDIHAIRNLKKLKAQGSHYRIRMGDYRLGLVIEEDTVCFVRFLHRGEIYKYFP; translated from the coding sequence GTGATCCTCGATTTTAAAAAGAGTTTTGCCAAGGACTTAAAAAAACGTAAAACAGACAGGCCGTTGCTTGACCGGGTCCGGCAGATCATGCAGGAAGTGGAAGAGGCCCCGGACATCCACGCGATCCGGAACCTTAAAAAATTAAAGGCCCAGGGCAGCCACTACCGGATCAGAATGGGTGACTACCGCCTGGGCCTTGTTATTGAAGAGGATACTGTCTGCTTTGTCAGGTTCCTGCATCGGGGTGAAATTTATAAGTATTTTCCTTAG